The following proteins come from a genomic window of Heyndrickxia acidicola:
- the ileS gene encoding isoleucine--tRNA ligase, with the protein MEYKDTLLMPKTEFPMRGNLPKREPEIQEKWEKMNIYQKVQERNQGKPLFILHDGPPYANGDLHMGHALNKTLKDFIVRYKSMTGFNAPYVPGWDTHGLPIEQALTNKGVKRKEMTVAEFRKLCAEYAYEQVDNQRASFKRLGVRGDWENPYLTLKPEYEAQQIKVFGEMASKGYIYKGLKPVYWSPSSESALAEAEIEYQDKRSASIYVAFKVKDGKGVLDNETKIIIWTTTPWTMPANLGISVHPDLNYAVVLVNNEKFVVAEALLEEVSNVLEWESPEVVKTVKGRDMEYITAEHPFYDRESLVMLGDHVTTESGTGCVHTAPGHGEDDFIVGKKYGLDVLCPVDDKGRMTAEAPGFEGLFYDEANKPITEKLKEVGALLKLNFFTHSYPHDWRTKKPVIFRATAQWFASIDAFRNELLEQIKEVKWVPSWGETRLFNMVRDRGDWCISRQRAWGVPIPVFYAENGDAIITEETIEHVSELFRENGSNVWFEREAKELLPEGFTHPGSPNGQFTKETDIMDVWFDSGSSHQGVLVERDGLQRPADLYLEGSDQYRGWFNSSLTTSVAVSGKAPYKGILSHGFALDGEGRKMSKSLGNVILPGKVINQMGAEIVRLWVASVDYQADVRVSDAILKQVSEVYRKIRNTFRFLLGNLNDFQPDANKISYDQLREVDQFMLVKLNQLIKTVCTSYENYEFPSIYHAINNFCTQDLSAFYLDFAKDVLYIEAEDNYERRAMQTVLYECLTVLAKLLSPVLPHTADEVWEFIPGVEGESVQLTDMPEYKELPNALKLEEKWSKFLDLRDDVLKALEEARNAKVIGKSLTAKVTLYVNKEMKELLESIHESMNQLFIVSGFEVRGSKGEAPENALDLQNASIVVEKAEGETCERCWIVTPEVGKNEKHPTLCPRCAEVVEKNY; encoded by the coding sequence ATGGAGTATAAAGATACCTTATTGATGCCTAAAACGGAATTTCCGATGCGAGGAAATCTTCCCAAAAGAGAACCTGAAATTCAGGAAAAATGGGAAAAGATGAATATTTACCAAAAAGTTCAGGAAAGAAATCAAGGAAAGCCATTGTTTATTTTGCATGACGGACCGCCTTATGCAAACGGTGATCTCCACATGGGCCATGCCTTAAACAAAACATTAAAGGACTTTATTGTAAGATATAAATCCATGACAGGCTTCAACGCACCGTATGTACCTGGCTGGGATACCCACGGCCTGCCAATTGAACAGGCATTAACTAATAAGGGTGTAAAACGAAAAGAAATGACAGTTGCTGAATTTCGAAAGCTATGTGCAGAATATGCCTATGAACAAGTTGATAACCAAAGGGCTTCCTTTAAAAGACTGGGAGTGCGCGGTGACTGGGAAAATCCGTATCTTACATTAAAGCCCGAATACGAGGCTCAACAAATTAAGGTTTTTGGAGAAATGGCAAGCAAAGGCTATATTTATAAAGGACTAAAGCCTGTATACTGGTCTCCATCCAGTGAATCAGCCCTTGCAGAGGCAGAAATTGAGTATCAGGATAAACGCTCAGCCTCCATTTATGTCGCCTTTAAAGTGAAAGATGGAAAAGGCGTGCTGGATAATGAAACAAAAATCATTATCTGGACTACTACACCTTGGACAATGCCTGCTAATTTAGGTATTTCAGTGCATCCAGATTTAAATTATGCCGTCGTTTTGGTCAATAATGAAAAATTTGTTGTGGCTGAAGCTCTTCTTGAAGAGGTTTCCAACGTACTTGAATGGGAGTCGCCAGAAGTGGTGAAAACTGTCAAAGGTCGCGATATGGAATATATTACAGCTGAACACCCTTTCTATGACCGCGAATCTTTAGTCATGCTTGGTGACCATGTTACAACTGAATCTGGAACAGGCTGTGTACATACAGCTCCTGGACATGGGGAAGATGACTTTATTGTTGGGAAAAAGTATGGCTTGGACGTTTTATGTCCCGTGGACGATAAAGGAAGAATGACAGCGGAGGCTCCAGGATTTGAAGGACTGTTCTATGATGAGGCTAATAAACCAATTACAGAAAAGCTTAAAGAGGTTGGCGCCCTTCTTAAACTGAATTTCTTTACCCACTCATATCCGCATGATTGGAGAACAAAGAAGCCGGTTATTTTCCGGGCAACTGCTCAATGGTTCGCCTCAATCGACGCTTTCCGTAATGAGCTTTTGGAGCAAATTAAAGAAGTGAAGTGGGTTCCATCTTGGGGAGAAACAAGATTATTTAATATGGTTCGTGACCGTGGGGATTGGTGTATCTCCCGCCAGAGAGCATGGGGTGTTCCAATTCCGGTATTCTATGCTGAAAATGGTGATGCCATTATTACAGAAGAAACAATCGAGCATGTTTCTGAATTATTCCGTGAGAATGGATCCAACGTTTGGTTTGAGCGTGAAGCAAAGGAGTTGCTTCCTGAAGGCTTTACCCATCCTGGAAGCCCGAATGGCCAATTCACTAAGGAAACAGACATTATGGATGTCTGGTTTGATTCAGGCTCTTCCCATCAGGGCGTGTTAGTTGAACGTGATGGACTTCAGCGTCCAGCAGATCTATATTTGGAGGGTTCTGACCAATATCGCGGCTGGTTTAACTCATCTCTTACAACCTCTGTTGCTGTTTCCGGCAAGGCACCGTATAAAGGAATTTTAAGCCACGGATTTGCACTCGATGGTGAAGGAAGAAAAATGAGTAAATCCTTAGGAAATGTTATTTTGCCTGGTAAAGTCATTAACCAAATGGGTGCCGAAATTGTTCGTTTATGGGTTGCATCAGTAGATTATCAAGCGGATGTTCGTGTATCTGATGCTATTCTTAAACAGGTTTCTGAAGTTTACAGAAAGATCCGTAATACTTTCCGTTTCTTGCTTGGCAACTTAAATGATTTCCAGCCTGATGCAAATAAGATCAGCTATGACCAGCTGCGCGAAGTAGATCAGTTCATGCTTGTAAAATTAAATCAATTAATCAAAACTGTTTGTACTTCCTATGAAAATTATGAATTCCCAAGCATTTATCATGCAATTAATAATTTCTGTACTCAAGATCTAAGTGCGTTCTATCTGGATTTTGCCAAAGACGTACTGTATATCGAAGCGGAAGATAATTATGAGCGCAGAGCGATGCAAACAGTCTTATATGAATGTTTAACAGTTCTTGCTAAATTATTATCACCTGTTCTTCCTCATACTGCTGATGAAGTGTGGGAATTCATTCCTGGAGTGGAAGGAGAAAGTGTTCAGCTGACGGATATGCCAGAGTACAAAGAGCTTCCGAATGCTTTAAAACTTGAAGAAAAATGGTCTAAATTCTTGGATCTTCGAGATGATGTATTAAAAGCATTAGAAGAAGCAAGAAATGCAAAAGTGATCGGAAAATCCCTGACTGCAAAAGTGACCTTGTATGTAAATAAAGAGATGAAGGAATTGCTGGAAAGCATTCATGAAAGTATGAACCAGCTCTTTATTGTCTCTGGTTTTGAAGTAAGAGGATCTAAGGGAGAAGCACCTGAAAATGCACTTGACCTTCAAAATGCTTCCATCGTAGTAGAAAAAGCAGAAGGTGAAACGTGTGAACGCTGCTGGATTGTTACACCGGAAGTGGGCAAAAATGAAAAGCACCCTACACTATGTCCGCGCTGTGCTGAAGTAGTGGAAAAAAATTATTAA
- a CDS encoding DivIVA domain-containing protein yields the protein MPLTPLDIHNKEFSKGFRGYDEDQVNEFLDQIIKDYELMIREKKELEERLASLNERLGHFTSIEETLNKSIIVAQEAAEEVRGNAQKEAKLIIREAEKNADRIVNESLSKARKIALDIEELKKQSKVFRTRFKMLVEAQLDLLKSDDWDTLMEFELDATEFDLEEDAIK from the coding sequence ATGCCTTTAACGCCATTAGATATACATAATAAAGAATTCAGCAAGGGTTTTCGCGGTTATGATGAGGACCAGGTAAATGAATTTTTGGATCAAATTATAAAAGACTATGAATTGATGATTCGTGAAAAGAAGGAATTGGAAGAAAGGCTGGCTTCTTTAAATGAACGTCTTGGCCATTTTACTTCCATTGAAGAAACGCTGAATAAGTCCATTATTGTGGCTCAGGAAGCAGCAGAAGAAGTAAGAGGCAATGCTCAAAAGGAAGCAAAGCTTATCATTAGGGAAGCGGAAAAGAACGCTGACCGCATAGTGAATGAATCACTTTCCAAAGCCCGTAAAATTGCCTTGGATATTGAGGAATTGAAAAAACAATCAAAAGTGTTTCGTACCCGTTTTAAAATGCTTGTGGAAGCACAGCTTGATCTTCTTAAAAGTGATGACTGGGATACGCTTATGGAATTTGAGTTAGATGCTACAGAGTTTGATTTGGAAGAGGACGCGATTAAATAA
- a CDS encoding RNA-binding protein, translated as MDTIYQHFRPDEKEFIDQVLNWRQSVENTYSPRLTDFLDPRQQLIVHALIGKNDDIKIKEHGGYESAERKRVLLFPDYYVPEEEDFQLALVEIDYPSKFVSIEHRQILGTLMSIGLKREKYGDILVGQDRIQFFAGEEICEFIISEVQQIGKASVKLLKKSLAERINSQEEWMEVSTTASSLRLDVILSSIYNISRQKAQALIQRGLVKVNWKQVEQTSFTCEEGDVLSARGYGRSRIISIDGQTKKEKWRLTAGILK; from the coding sequence TTGGATACAATTTACCAGCATTTTAGACCAGATGAAAAAGAGTTTATAGATCAAGTGCTTAATTGGCGGCAGTCGGTGGAGAATACCTATTCTCCGAGGTTGACTGATTTTTTGGATCCTCGGCAGCAACTTATTGTTCATGCCCTTATAGGAAAGAATGATGACATAAAAATAAAAGAGCATGGCGGATATGAAAGTGCAGAGAGAAAAAGAGTCCTGCTTTTTCCGGATTATTATGTTCCAGAGGAAGAAGATTTCCAGCTCGCTTTAGTTGAAATAGATTATCCAAGTAAATTTGTGTCCATTGAACACCGGCAAATCCTTGGAACTCTCATGTCTATAGGGTTAAAGAGAGAAAAATACGGGGATATCTTGGTAGGGCAAGACAGGATTCAATTCTTTGCCGGAGAGGAGATATGCGAGTTTATTATCTCGGAAGTCCAGCAAATAGGAAAAGCTTCGGTTAAGCTTCTCAAAAAGTCTTTAGCAGAAAGGATAAATTCTCAAGAAGAGTGGATGGAAGTAAGTACTACGGCCAGTTCACTCCGTCTGGATGTTATTCTTTCAAGCATTTATAATATTTCCCGCCAAAAAGCGCAGGCATTGATCCAAAGAGGTCTCGTTAAAGTTAATTGGAAACAGGTGGAACAAACATCATTTACATGCGAAGAAGGAGATGTATTATCTGCAAGAGGCTATGGAAGAAGCCGAATTATTTCCATAGATGGCCAAACAAAAAAAGAAAAATGGCGATTGACTGCAGGCATCCTAAAATAA
- a CDS encoding YggT family protein, translated as MGMLLSLIVYILQIYSYVLIIYIFMSWFNLRNTTVGEFFARICEPYLEPFRRIVPPIGMIDISPIVAFIVLDLARNGIYQLFQWF; from the coding sequence ATGGGAATGCTGCTGAGCCTAATAGTATATATTCTTCAAATATACTCATATGTATTGATCATCTACATTTTTATGTCATGGTTTAACCTTCGAAATACAACGGTAGGTGAATTTTTCGCCCGGATTTGCGAGCCATATCTTGAACCCTTCCGAAGGATTGTACCGCCAATTGGAATGATAGATATTTCACCAATTGTTGCATTTATCGTTTTGGATTTAGCGAGGAACGGAATCTATCAGCTATTTCAGTGGTTTTAA
- a CDS encoding cell division protein SepF: MGLKTKLKTFFLLDEEENEILEEETVQKQPVQEPIRETIKRQQPVNSSQAPRQNVVSLQSVQKQSKVILVEPRVYAEAQEIADHLNNHRSVVVNLQRIQHDQALRIVDFLSGTVYAIGGDIQRVGSNIFLCTPDTVEVTGNITELLQENDLHDSRWS, from the coding sequence GTGGGATTAAAAACAAAGTTAAAAACCTTTTTCCTTCTTGATGAGGAAGAAAATGAAATTTTGGAAGAAGAAACGGTACAAAAGCAACCTGTTCAAGAGCCGATTAGGGAAACGATAAAAAGACAGCAGCCTGTAAATTCTTCACAGGCACCAAGGCAGAATGTTGTCAGCCTCCAAAGTGTACAAAAACAGAGTAAGGTTATTTTGGTAGAACCAAGAGTCTATGCTGAAGCACAGGAAATTGCGGACCATTTAAATAACCATCGCTCTGTGGTTGTAAATCTTCAAAGAATCCAGCATGACCAGGCATTAAGAATTGTTGATTTTCTAAGCGGCACGGTTTATGCAATAGGAGGAGATATCCAAAGAGTGGGAAGCAATATCTTCTTATGTACTCCTGACACAGTTGAAGTAACCGGAAATATTACTGAATTGCTCCAGGAAAATGATTTGCATGATTCGAGGTGGTCGTAA
- a CDS encoding YggS family pyridoxal phosphate-dependent enzyme, with the protein MKVLDNLADIEEKIRIACEASGRDTKDVTIIAVTKYVTTERALEAVEAGVLNLGENRDDGLLEKWKILKDRPIWHFIGSLQTKKVKNIIDKVAYIHSLDRISLAQEIDKRASEPVNCFVQVNVSGEETKHGVKPDQVLKFIKELQKFEKIRVIGLMTMAPLTDDQTVIRKCFKELKKLQNDIQSLQLPASPCTELSMGMSNDYTIAIEEGATFIRIGTALVG; encoded by the coding sequence GTGAAGGTATTAGATAACCTCGCAGATATAGAAGAAAAGATTAGGATAGCCTGTGAGGCCTCAGGAAGGGATACAAAGGACGTAACCATTATTGCTGTTACAAAGTATGTAACCACTGAAAGAGCTTTGGAAGCTGTTGAAGCAGGCGTGCTGAATTTAGGTGAAAACCGGGATGATGGCCTCCTTGAAAAATGGAAAATCCTGAAGGATAGGCCAATCTGGCATTTTATTGGATCACTTCAAACAAAAAAGGTGAAAAATATAATTGATAAGGTTGCTTATATTCATTCTTTGGACCGAATATCTTTGGCACAGGAAATTGACAAAAGGGCTTCCGAGCCAGTAAATTGTTTTGTCCAGGTCAATGTATCGGGTGAAGAAACAAAACATGGAGTTAAACCTGATCAGGTGCTTAAGTTTATAAAGGAACTACAGAAGTTTGAAAAAATCAGGGTGATTGGCCTTATGACAATGGCTCCTTTGACCGACGACCAGACAGTCATCCGAAAATGCTTTAAGGAATTAAAGAAGCTGCAAAATGATATTCAGTCACTGCAATTACCGGCATCCCCTTGTACGGAGCTTTCCATGGGAATGTCAAATGATTACACAATTGCGATTGAAGAAGGAGCTACTTTTATTAGAATTGGAACGGCTTTGGTTGGCTAA
- the pgeF gene encoding peptidoglycan editing factor PgeF, translated as MQEPFLKQKDEYYIIKSWNDRNKKVIAGFTTKNNGVSKSFNGTLNLAFHVKDNQEDVQQNRHHLASELGFSIEQWVSAEQTHEVNIKKIDERDKSKGALDYGSSIPRTDGFYSDSEDILLTMCYADCVPIFYFSPKAQRIGVVHAGWKGTTDGIAQKMADMWAEEGISKEDILAVIGPSICQKCYIVDEKVIDKVQKWVIDSKEMPYNEISTGQYELNLRKLNQIILENSGIPASNISVTALCTSCDQEEFFSHRRDKGNTGRMLAFIGMKGELA; from the coding sequence ATGCAGGAACCTTTTTTGAAACAAAAAGATGAATATTACATTATAAAAAGCTGGAATGATAGGAATAAAAAAGTGATAGCAGGTTTTACGACAAAGAACAATGGGGTAAGCAAATCATTTAATGGTACGTTGAATCTTGCTTTTCATGTGAAGGATAATCAGGAAGACGTTCAACAAAACAGGCACCATTTGGCAAGTGAATTGGGCTTTTCCATTGAGCAGTGGGTGAGTGCAGAACAAACACATGAAGTAAATATTAAAAAAATTGACGAAAGGGATAAATCGAAAGGGGCACTTGATTATGGCTCCAGTATTCCTCGAACGGACGGTTTTTATAGTGACAGTGAAGATATATTATTGACTATGTGCTATGCCGATTGTGTACCGATTTTTTATTTCTCGCCAAAGGCACAAAGGATTGGCGTTGTTCATGCTGGCTGGAAAGGCACCACAGACGGTATTGCGCAAAAAATGGCAGACATGTGGGCAGAAGAAGGCATTTCAAAAGAGGACATTTTGGCTGTGATTGGTCCAAGCATTTGCCAAAAATGCTATATAGTAGATGAAAAAGTAATAGATAAAGTTCAAAAATGGGTAATAGATTCTAAAGAAATGCCCTATAATGAAATTAGTACTGGACAATATGAACTGAATCTAAGAAAATTAAATCAAATTATCTTAGAAAATTCGGGAATTCCAGCAAGTAATATTTCAGTAACCGCATTATGTACAAGCTGTGACCAGGAAGAGTTTTTCTCTCACCGCCGCGATAAAGGCAATACAGGCAGAATGCTGGCTTTTATTGGGATGAAAGGAGAGTTGGCGTGA
- a CDS encoding 3D domain-containing protein, with product MKKIIVTIAALLIFSFGLSEGTFAASVYKVKSGDSLSKISKKYHVSISHLKQWNHLNSDMIKVNQLIKLYPSASSSSSSSQSSPKESFRYITVNSTAYTASCKGCSGVTSTGFNLLKHPNAKVISVDPKIIPLGSKVYVPGYGLAIAGDKGCAIKGKKIDLFISSRSKALQWGARTVTIKVYN from the coding sequence TTGAAAAAAATAATAGTGACCATTGCTGCTCTATTAATCTTTTCTTTTGGATTATCTGAAGGGACTTTCGCTGCTTCTGTGTATAAAGTTAAATCCGGAGATTCTCTCTCAAAGATTTCCAAAAAATACCACGTATCCATAAGCCATTTAAAACAATGGAATCACCTTAACTCAGACATGATTAAAGTGAACCAGCTGATTAAATTATATCCTTCTGCCTCTTCTTCATCTTCATCATCTCAGAGCTCGCCGAAGGAATCATTTCGATACATAACAGTTAATAGCACAGCCTATACTGCTTCTTGCAAAGGCTGCAGCGGCGTAACATCAACGGGATTTAACTTATTGAAGCATCCAAACGCAAAAGTCATTTCAGTTGACCCAAAAATTATCCCATTAGGATCTAAGGTATATGTTCCAGGGTATGGCCTTGCAATAGCAGGAGATAAAGGCTGTGCCATTAAAGGAAAAAAAATTGATCTTTTTATATCAAGCAGGTCAAAAGCTCTTCAATGGGGTGCTAGAACGGTAACCATTAAGGTATATAACTAA
- a CDS encoding YlmC/YmxH family sporulation protein has product MVRISDFQVKDVISVSDGRKLGNISDIDIDLDTGKIENIIVGGSGKILGFFGKDDEAVIPWASIVKIGADVILVRMREQKYTQQQLQEPKEQ; this is encoded by the coding sequence ATGGTTCGTATATCTGATTTTCAGGTTAAAGATGTTATTAGTGTGAGTGATGGGCGAAAACTGGGGAATATAAGCGATATTGATATTGATTTAGACACTGGGAAAATCGAAAACATTATAGTAGGTGGTTCAGGTAAAATATTGGGTTTTTTCGGCAAGGATGATGAGGCTGTTATCCCATGGGCCAGCATTGTTAAAATTGGAGCAGATGTTATCTTAGTACGAATGAGAGAGCAGAAATATACACAGCAGCAGCTCCAGGAGCCAAAAGAGCAATAA
- the sigG gene encoding RNA polymerase sporulation sigma factor SigG — protein sequence MKRNKVEICGVDTSKLPVLKNEEMRELLRQMHGGDSWAREKLVNGNLRLVLSVIQRFNNRGEYVDDLFQVGCIGLMKSIDNFDLSQNVRFSTYAVPMIVGEIRRYLRDNNPIRVSRSLRDIAYKALQVRERLISETSKEPTAEEIAKVLDVPHEEIVFALDAIQDPVSLFEPIYNDGGDPIYVMDQLSDERNKDVNWIEEIALQEGLRRLNDREKLIIRKRFFQGKTQMEVAEEIGISQAQVSRLEKAAIKHMNKNIQ from the coding sequence TTGAAGCGAAATAAAGTAGAAATTTGCGGAGTTGATACCTCAAAACTTCCCGTTTTAAAAAACGAAGAAATGAGGGAATTATTAAGGCAAATGCACGGAGGAGATTCATGGGCAAGGGAAAAGCTGGTGAATGGAAATCTGCGTCTTGTCTTGAGTGTCATTCAACGTTTTAATAACCGTGGTGAATATGTGGACGACCTATTTCAGGTTGGATGCATTGGTTTAATGAAATCAATTGACAACTTTGATTTAAGTCAAAATGTAAGATTTTCTACTTATGCAGTTCCAATGATAGTTGGTGAAATTCGCAGGTACTTAAGAGATAATAATCCAATACGGGTTTCACGATCACTTCGAGATATTGCCTACAAAGCTCTTCAAGTTCGGGAGCGGCTTATCAGTGAAACATCGAAGGAGCCGACAGCCGAAGAAATAGCAAAGGTACTGGATGTACCTCATGAAGAAATTGTTTTTGCCCTTGATGCGATTCAGGATCCTGTTTCGTTATTTGAGCCCATTTACAATGATGGTGGAGACCCCATATACGTGATGGATCAGTTAAGTGATGAAAGGAATAAGGATGTTAATTGGATCGAAGAGATTGCGCTTCAGGAGGGTTTAAGAAGGTTAAATGACCGTGAAAAATTAATAATACGGAAACGATTCTTTCAAGGTAAAACCCAAATGGAGGTAGCAGAGGAGATTGGTATTTCTCAGGCACAGGTATCAAGGTTGGAAAAAGCAGCAATCAAGCATATGAATAAAAATATACAATAG
- the sigE gene encoding RNA polymerase sporulation sigma factor SigE, which produces MKNLRIRLSYLWYKVLVKLGVKTDEIYYIGGSEALPPPLSKEEEELLLQKLPNGDQAARSLLIERNLRLVVYIARKFENTGINIEDLISIGTIGLIKAVNTFNPEKKIKLATYASRCIENEILMYLRRNNKVRSEVSFDEPLNIDWDGNELLLSDVLGTENDIITKDLEANVDKKLLFNALHQLSAREKQIMELRFGLQGEEEKTQKDVADMLGISQSYISRLEKRIIKRLRKEFNKMI; this is translated from the coding sequence ATGAAAAATTTACGAATCAGGCTTTCGTATCTATGGTATAAAGTACTGGTCAAATTAGGCGTAAAAACGGATGAAATATATTATATAGGAGGAAGTGAAGCTCTACCTCCGCCATTATCCAAAGAAGAAGAAGAATTATTGCTGCAAAAGCTTCCTAATGGGGATCAGGCTGCGCGATCGTTATTAATTGAACGAAATTTAAGGCTGGTTGTGTATATTGCACGTAAATTTGAAAATACAGGCATAAATATTGAGGACCTGATTAGTATTGGCACCATTGGCTTAATAAAGGCCGTGAATACATTTAACCCCGAAAAAAAAATTAAGCTGGCAACATATGCTTCAAGATGTATAGAGAATGAGATTTTAATGTACCTAAGGAGGAATAATAAAGTACGCTCGGAGGTTAGCTTTGATGAGCCTTTAAATATTGACTGGGATGGAAATGAACTGCTGCTATCGGATGTATTGGGTACTGAAAACGACATTATTACCAAAGACCTGGAAGCAAATGTGGATAAGAAATTATTGTTTAACGCACTTCACCAGCTGTCTGCTAGAGAAAAACAAATTATGGAATTGAGGTTTGGTTTGCAGGGTGAAGAAGAAAAGACGCAAAAGGATGTAGCAGATATGCTGGGAATCTCACAGTCCTATATTTCCAGATTGGAAAAAAGAATTATTAAAAGGCTTAGAAAGGAATTTAATAAAATGATTTAA
- the spoIIGA gene encoding sigma-E processing peptidase SpoIIGA, whose product MVVYMDVIWLLNLLVDSMLLWTTSIILKRKVSLWRVLAGGLVGSVLIILSITPLAVYAGSPFVKLGFSFLMILSVFGFKRLKYFFSNLLTFYFATFLLGGILIGTHYFLNFNLQLNSSMFLASIRGFGDPISWIFVILGLPIAWHFSKQRINSFEMAKIQYDQIVKVQIEINGLKCILQGMVDSGNNLYDPLSKMPVMIVSTRKIEGMMPEDVLKITENSESVMNGTASLPAEWHERMRFIPAQSVGKKHQLLLAYKPDSIEIQTNQQCWTVKKALISFTTMQLSSDDQFQCIVHPKMLTGIPNSSAS is encoded by the coding sequence TTGGTTGTTTACATGGATGTTATTTGGCTCTTAAATCTACTGGTCGATAGTATGCTGCTGTGGACTACCTCAATCATTTTGAAAAGAAAGGTTTCGTTGTGGCGTGTTCTTGCTGGGGGATTAGTAGGGTCTGTATTAATAATCTTGAGCATAACTCCTTTAGCTGTATATGCAGGCAGTCCTTTTGTAAAGCTGGGCTTTTCATTTTTGATGATTTTATCAGTATTTGGATTTAAGCGTCTAAAATACTTCTTTAGTAATCTCTTGACCTTTTATTTTGCGACATTTCTTCTGGGGGGAATATTGATTGGCACACATTATTTTTTGAATTTTAATCTTCAATTGAATTCCTCTATGTTTCTAGCGAGTATCAGAGGCTTTGGAGATCCTATTAGCTGGATATTTGTGATATTGGGTCTGCCGATTGCTTGGCATTTTTCCAAACAGAGAATTAACAGTTTCGAAATGGCAAAAATTCAATACGATCAAATTGTAAAAGTTCAGATTGAAATTAATGGTCTAAAATGTATTTTGCAGGGAATGGTGGACAGCGGAAACAATCTTTATGATCCTTTATCAAAAATGCCAGTTATGATTGTGTCAACAAGGAAAATTGAAGGCATGATGCCTGAGGATGTGTTAAAAATTACAGAGAATTCCGAAAGTGTTATGAATGGGACAGCATCGCTGCCTGCTGAATGGCATGAACGGATGAGATTTATCCCAGCACAATCTGTAGGAAAAAAACACCAGCTTTTGCTGGCATATAAACCTGATTCTATTGAGATTCAAACAAACCAGCAATGCTGGACTGTGAAAAAAGCACTTATATCATTTACTACTATGCAATTATCCAGTGATGATCAATTTCAATGCATTGTACATCCGAAAATGCTTACAGGCATTCCTAACAGCTCAGCCTCTTAA